The Polaromonas sp. SP1 DNA window TGCGGCCCATGCCGCGCAACAAGCTGGAGCTACTGCCGGATTTCTGGAACTGCAACTCGGCGCTGTGGCGCGACAAGCTCGGGCAGATTTCGCTGGCCACCACCACCCTGTTCTGGGGCGTGTCGGGCAACCTGCGCTACATCGTGCTGGCCTGGAGCGCCGCGGCGCTGGGCTACAGCACCACGCAGGCATCTTCTTTGGTGGGCGTGGTGGCCATCGGCACCGCGGTGGGTGCGGTGCTGGCCTCCATGCGCATGCGGCTGGACCAGGCCACCAGTGTGATGCCGCTGGGCATTGCCATGGGCCTGCTGGTCATTTTGATGAACTTCATCGGCAATGTCTGGGTGGCGGCGCCCTTCCTGATTTTGCTGGGCGGACTGGGCGGCTTCCTGGTGGTGCCCATGAATGCCCTGCTGCAGCACCGCGGCCACAACCTCATGGGCGCGGGCCGCTCGATTGCCGTGCAGAATTTCAATGAACAGGCCTGCATCTTGAGCCTGGGCGCTTTCTACAGCCTGTCCACCGGATTGGGCCTGTCGGCCTTTGGCGCCATCACCGCCTTCGGCATTGTGGTGGCCGGCTTTATGTGGCTGATCCAGCGCTGGCACAAGAGCAACACCGTCAAATACAAAGAGCAGGTCGACCACCTGCTGAACATCGCCCGCAGCGATAAATCGCACTGATGCAGGTGGATGCGATATACGGTGCCGCTGCACGCGACACCTCCAAAGCCGTTCTGGCGCTCACACTCAATGCCTTTGTCTGGGGCGTCTCCTGGTGGCCGCTGCGCGAGCTGCACAGCCACGGCCTGCACCCGCTGTGGGCCACGGCGCTGGTCTATGCGGTCGTCGTGACCGGCCTGCTGACCTTGCGCCCTGCCGCCTGGCGCGGGTTTTTGGCGCATCCGCAACTCTGGTTCCTCGCGGCGGCCTCGGGCCTGACCAACGTCGGCTTCAACTGGGCCGTGACCGTGGGCGATGTGGTGCGCGTGGTGCTGCTCTTTTATCTGATGCCCGCGTGGTCGGTGCTGGTGGCCTGGGTGATGCTGGGTGAAAAGCCTTCGGCCGCGTCACTGCTGCGCCTGCTGCTGGCCATGGCCGGCGTGCTGATCGTGCTGAAAGCGCCCGAGTCGCCCTGGCCGGTGCCGCAGGGCGCCGCCGACTGGCTGGCCATCATGGGCGGCTTCAGTTTTGCCGTGACCAATTCGGTGCTGCGCAAGTACAACCACACGCCCAGCGAGTCGCGCATGCTGGCCATGTTTGGCGGCAGCGGCCTGATGGCGGCAGCCGCCGCGCTGGTGGGCATGACGCAAGCCGTGGTGCCCGGGCCGGCACTGGCCGCCGCCGGCATCCCCATCGTGCTGGGCCTCAGCGTCGCCTTCATGGCCAGCAACGCCGGACTGCAGTACGGCGCAGCGCGGCTGGCCGCAGGCACCACGGCCATCGTGATGCTGACCGAGATCCTCTTTGCCAGTTTGTCGTCGGCCGCGATGGGCGCCGCTGAACTCACGCCGCGCGTACTGATAGGCGGCAGCTTGATCGTGCTGGCCGCGGTGCTGGCGGCCATCGCGCCCAACGCGAAGTCGCATTAGCGTCCCGCCGAGACATTCCCCCATTGACCGCACCGGCCCGCCGTGGTCCGATAGCGCCTTTGCAGACAGACACCAGGAGTCACACATGAGCGCAGAAAAAACCGTTTACAGCTTCCAGGCCAAAGACATCACCGGCAAAGACGTCGCCCTGGATGCCTTCAAAGGCAAGGTGATGCTGATCGTCAACACCGCCAGCAAATGCGGCTTCACGCCCCAGTTCGCCGGGCTGGAGGAGCTGTACAAACAATACGCCGGCAAAGGCCTGGCGGTGCTGGGCTTTCCCAGCAACCAGTTTCTCTCGCAAGACCCGGGCAGCGACGACGAGATCGCCGAGTTCTGCCAGGTCAACTACGGCGTGAGCTTCCCGATGATGTCCAAAATCGACGTCAACGGCCCCGGCGCGCACCCGCTGTACCAGTGGCTCGCGGCCGAAGCGCCCGGCCTGCTCGGCATCAAGTCCATCAAGTGGAACTTCACCAAGTTCCTGGTCGGCAAAGACGGCAAAGTCATACGGCGCTACGCCCCCAACGACAAGCCGGCCGACCTGGCCAAAGACATCGAAGCGGCGCTGGCAGCCTGAACGCCTGCGCGACGGGTCCGGATCAAAAATTTAAGCAAGAAGTGGCTGCAGCCCAGGCTCAGTCTGGGCATACAGCTATTGAATTAATAGCAACCCATCAGCACTCGCGCGACTTCATCACACGCAGATAGTCCGCCAGCGTACGCCCCGCCTCGTGGCCGACCCGTGCATCGAGCACGTTCACCGACGTCATGCGGTCCACGCGAAAGTTGCGAAAGTCTTCACGCACTTCGCACCAGGCACCCAGCGTCCAGACGCTGCCCCAATAAAAGCAACCCAGCGGCCACAGCACGCGGCGGGTCTCGCGCTCCTCAACATCGCGGTAATGCACCTCGACCTTGCAACGCGCGTGCACCGCTTCGCGCAACAGCTGCAGGCTGCGCTGCGTCGCAGTGTCCGGCGCGATCACCACCGCATACAACGGCACGCCTTCGGCCGCCGCACGCGCCGCCGGCGGCAGCACCGAAAAAATCTTGCCCCACGCCGCCTCCGCATCACCCGCCATCGCCGGGTCCAGCCAGGCCTGCGCCAGCCGCACCGAAGCCGCCAGCGCATTGGCCTCCGCCTGCGTGAACATCAGCGGCGGCAAATCAAAACCCGCGCCCAACCGGTAACCCACACCCGTCTCACCCTCAATCGGCACGCCCTGATGCTGCAGGTCGGCCACGTCGCGGTAGATGGTGCGCTCCGACACCTCCAGCCGCTTGGCCAGGAATTCAGCCGTGCTCAAACGCCGGCCACGGATCAGCTGGACAAGATGGAAGAGGCGGTCGGCGCGGCGCATGGTGGGTTTGGTGGGTTGGAGGAGTGCAGCTTACCGCGTACCGAATGGCCGGACATGTGCCTGACGCCGCCAATGCGCGGGCCTTGAAAAAAGACGTTAAGGTACGAAGAATGCAGCATCGCCTGAGTGGCGGCGCCCCTAACGTCAGAAACAAACATGGGCCAGAAGCTTTCCCCGCCAGAACTTGCTCTTTATCGGGCCGTGGATGAGGTGCCCCATTACATAGGGGACCCAGTTGGTGTCTCGGGTGTACCAGAGGCTCGTGACGAGTATCAAGGTTACTTGCCTCAGGTGTTCGAACTTCTCCAGGAAAAGCAGAGCGCAGAAACCATTGCAAACTACCTGGGCATGGTTGCGACCGAACGGATGGGCTTGTCCGTGTGCAAAGAACACGCCTGCATGTTGCTCAACTTCTTCTTGATGGGAAGGCCGTTATCTATGAACAGCATGCTCAGCCGGAGTAGCCCTTGACACAACCAGTCTCCCAAAGCGTGCAGCAGGTCAGGCAATCTGTTGCGTCAATGAAAGCCTCCCTGAAGAACGCCGGGCCTGACGTTGATGAAAGAAAAAAGGCCCTCCTGGAAGATCTCATTGCTGAAGGAGAGAGGTTCATCGAAACGTCCAAACAGTTTCCTGCGATGAACAGGGAGGCCGTTACGTCCAAGCTCTCGCTCCAGGTCAGCGGCAGGCGTATTGGCGGAGTTCTGAAGAAACTGGGAATTGGCGTAGTGATCTCCCTGCTTGTCGGCATCACCTGGAAATTCCTTTCGCAGGTTTTCGGCACTTGACATGACTTCCAATATGGTGGAATACTGATTCCACCATGAAAGAACCTCTTCTCGACCTCAACCAGCGCATCGCCGAACGCGTGCGCGAGCTGCGCGCGGCCAGGGGCTTGTCGCTCGAAATGCTGGCCGCCCACAGCGGCGTGAGCCGCTCGATGATCTCGCTGATCGAGCGCGGTGAAAGCAGCCCCACCGCCGTGGTGCTGGAAAAGCTTGCCACGGCCTTGGGCGTGATGCTGGCTTCGCTGTTCGAGACGCCCGCTGCCCAAACGCCCGTCAGCCCCATCAGCCCTGTATCGCGGCGTGCAGATCAGGTGCAGTGGCAAGACCCGGCATCGGGCTACCTGCGGCGCAACATCTCGCCGCCTGGCGTGCCGCAGCCTATGCAGATTGTGGAAGTGCACTTTCCGCCGGGTGGGCGCGTGGCGTTTGAGACCGGCGTGCGTGACGCGCGCGTGCACCAGCAGGTGTGGGTGCTGGAAGGCGCGATCGACATCACGGTCGGCGATGCGCGCCACGCGCTGCGCGAAGGCGACTGCCTGGCGATGCAGCTGGACCGCCCCACCATGTTCCATAACCCGACTCGAAAACCTGCGCGCTATGCGGTGGTGATCGCGTCTGAACCTCACGCCAAACGATGAACACTTCTACAACTTCTACATCCACTTGGACCTTGCGGCGCCTGCACACAGTGTCCGAAGCGCAGATTGACCAGCTCGCCGACGTGCTGACCGACTGCGTCGAAGGCGGCGCGTCAGTCAGCTTTATGCACCCGCTGACGCATGAGCGCGCCATCATCTTCTGGCGCGGCGTAGCGCAAGGCGTGGCGGCGGGTGAGCGTGCACTGCTGGTGGCCGAAGACGCGCAAGGCATTTGCGGTACGGTGCAACTGGTGCTGGCCCAGCCTGAAAATCAGCCGCACCGCGCCGACCTGGCCAAGATGCTGGTGCACCGCCGCATGCGCCGCCAGGGCCTGGGCGAGGCCTTGATGCGCGCCGCTGAAAACCTGGCGCGCGATGGCGGCAAAACGCTGCTGGTGCTGGACACCATCACCGGCAGCACGGCCGCCCGGCTTTACGAGCGCCTGGGCTGGCAGCGTGTGGGTGAGATCCCGGACTACGCGCTGATGCCGCAGGGCGGGCTGCGCGGGACGACGGTGTTTTATCGCCGGCTGGCTTGACCCCAATCTCCGGCAAAATTTAAGCAAAATAGGCCTCTAGCCCAATAAGCACCTTGGCTATACGCTATCAAATTAGTAGCGTCATGCAATCAGACTTGCTTGTCGTGACGAGGCTGCGCCCGTAGCCTGCGCTGCGGGTGTTCCGGACGACCTGGAGCCGGTCTCCAGACCGAGCGCCTTCAAGTCGGCCCGCATCGCACGCGCAATCAGGCGCATGTCGTGGTCGCTGATATCAAAGAGCCCGAAGCGAAACTTGTAGCCCCAGCGCTGCGGGTCTTCGACAAAGTCGAACTGCTCGAGCAAGGGCAGGATGGACGCTTCCTCTGCCGCGACATACGCCACGTCACGGCGGAACGGCGTGAAGCCGCCGCCCGCGTCGAAGACGTAGGGCTCGCCTGCCTGCACGATGCCCAGCGAGACAAATTTCTGCAGCCTGTCGCCGCCGCCCATGCGCTGCGTGGGCGCGTAGTACGCCACCAGGTCGCCCGGCGATACGCGCTGCAGTGGCGCGCGCTTGCCGTGGCAAACCTGCATAAAGCCGTTAAGCGGTTCAGCACACCCGCGCCGCGCATGCTCGGCGCTCGCGACGGCAATCCAGTTCCTGCGGCTCATGCCAGCGCGTGCAAGCCGACGCGGTTGCCGTCCAGGTCAAGAATGTGCGCAAAGAAACCCATGCCGGGCGGCAGCGCCTGGCGCTGCAGGGCGATCTTGCCGCCGGCCTTCACTGCGCGCGCCAGTGCCGCATCGAGTGAGGGCGAAGCATCGAGGTAGACCAGTGTGCCGGCGGCGGCGGGTGTGGCGGCCGTGGGCCCTGCGATCAGCGCGCCGCCAACGCCGGCGTCAGCGCCCTCACCTTCCTGGTAAGGAAACACCGCGCCTTCCGACGGGCCCATGGGCTCGCGGCGCAGCTTGCAGCTCAGCACGGCTTCGTAAAAGGCCTGGGCTTTGTCCAGCTGGGTGCTGGGGATTTCAAACCAGGTGATGGCGTTTTTCATGGAAGGCTCCCTTTGTGTGAAAGAAGCCTTGATGGTGCGGGGAGCCTCCTGACAACGTAGTGTCAGTAGCCTGGCAGAGCGCTTGGTGGGGGCTTAGTTGAGCGAAGCGTCCAGGACTTCCACCCAGTGCCGCACCGGTGTCGCCGTGCCACTTTGCAGATGGGTGATGCAGCCGATGTTGGCGGAGATGATGGTTTCGGGTGCGGTGGCCTGGAGGTTGCCGAGCTTGCGGTCGCGCAGCTGGTAGGCAATGTCGGGTTGCAGCACCGAGTAAGTGCCGGCCGAGCCGCAGCACAGGTGCGATTCGCTGGAGGCCAGCTTCACGTCGAATCCCAGCGCATTCATCAGCGTCTCGACCCCGCCGCGCAGCTGCTGGCCGTGCTGCAGCGTGCACGGCGGATGGAACACCATCGCCCCGGCCTGCGCCTTGACTTTGCCCTGCAATTCGCCGACCAGCTCGGGCATCAACTCGCTCAAGTCGCGTGTGAGTTCGCTGATGCGCGCGGCCTTGGCCGCATAGGCCGGGTCGTCTTTCAGGATGTGGCCGTAGTCCTTGACGGTGACGCCGCAGCCCGATGCATTCATGACGATGGCCTCCACACCTTCGCCTTGCACATGCGGCCACCACGCGTCGATGTTGCGGCGCATCTCGGCCTTGCCGCCGTCCTGGTCGTTGAGGTGGAATTTCACCGCGCCGCAGCAACCAGCCTTGGGCGCGATGACGGTCTGGATGCCTGCGGCGTCCAGCACGCGCGCGGTTGCGGCGTTGATGTTGGGCATCATCGCCGGCTGCACGCAGCCTTCGAGCATCAGCATCTTGCGGGCATGCGTGCGCTGTGGCCAGGCGCCTGCCGCCTGTTTGGCCGGCACCTTGTTCTGCAGCGCTGAAGGCAGCAAGCCGCGCACGGCCTGGCCGGCTTTCATCGCAGGCGCAAACAGCGGCGACGGCAGGCCTTCCTTGAGCGCCCAGCGCAGGGCCTTTTCACCGGCCGGGCGCGGCACGCGCTCGTCAACCAGCTTGCGGCCGATGTCGACCAGGTGGCCGTATTCGACGCCGCTGGGGCAGGTGCTTTCGCAGTTGCGGCAGGTGAGGCACCGGTCCAGGTGCATCTGCGTCTTGCGTGTGGGCGCTTCGCCTTCGAGTACCTGCTTGATGAGGTAGATGCGGCCGCGCGGGCCGTCAAGCTCGTCGCCCAGCAATTGGTAGGTGGGGCAGGTGGCGGTGCAAAAACCGCAATGCACACACTTGCGCAAAATGGCTTCGGCCTCGAGGCCGTCGGCGGTGTTTTTGAATTCGGGGGCGAGATGGGTTTGCATGGTGTCAGGGCGCGTCTTTGAATGCCAGGGCGAGTGCCTTGCGCCGGGCGGCGCGGCGGAAATCCGCAAACAGGGGCGGCAGCGACAAGGCCAGCAGCATCAGCGCCAGCGGCACCACCCAGATAAAACCGATGTACTTGAACCCGGCCGCGCCCACCAGGCCGCCCGCGACAAACATCGCCAGCAAGGTGCCGAACAGCCGCAGCTTGATGCGGTTGGCCCGCACACGCGATTCGGGTGGGCTGGCCGTGCGGTTCCAGTAAAACATCTTGCCGAGTTCAATGCCCAGGTCGGTGATGACGCCTGTCATGTGGGTGGTGCGGATTTGTGAGGAAGATATCTTGCTGACCAGCGCGTTTTGCAGGCCCATGGTGAAGGCCAGCACCAACACCGTCAGCGGCACGGCGAACGGGGTCTGGCGGCCCAGCGTTGCGCCCAGCAGCCCGAACACCAGCATCAACGCGGCCTCCAGCAGCAAGGGCAGCGCGTATTCGCTGCGCAGATGATGCTGTCGCGCCCAGTTCACCAGCACGGCCGTCACCGCGGCGCCGGTGGTGAAAGCCAGCAGTGCGCCGACGGCGCCCAGCACCAGCGTCATGTTGCCCAGCACCAGGTTGTCGGCCAGCATGGAGGCAAACCCCGTCATGTGGGAGGTGTACATGCCGACCACCAGAATGCCGCCCGCGTTGATGGCACCGGCGTTGAAGGCCAGCAAACCGCCGAGGAGCCGGTTCATATACGGCGTGCGGTGTTGCCCGGTGAGGTGGCGAAGGCGGCGCATGGTTTGCCCTACCAGCCCGCGTACATGCGGCCTGGGTTGAACACGCCCGCCGGGTCAAACTGCTTTTTGAGTTCGCGGTGGATGCGGTCCAGCGGGGGCTTGAGCGCGGAAAACACCGGAACGGATTTGGTTGCCGAGCGAAACAGCGTGGCGTGGCCCGAGGCTTGTGCCGCCGCTTCACGGATGAGCGCCGCATCGCCATCAGGCCGTTTGACCCAGCGCTGCGCACCGCCCCACTCCACCAGCGTCTCGCCCAGGTTGAGCGGCGGCGCGGTGTCGGGCACGCTGAGCCGCCAGAGCGACTCGTCACCTTGCAGCGCAAAGAAGGGCTGGGCCTGCTCGCGCAACGCTGCCCAGTGACGGGCTGCGTCGCTG harbors:
- a CDS encoding DMT family transporter, which encodes MQVDAIYGAAARDTSKAVLALTLNAFVWGVSWWPLRELHSHGLHPLWATALVYAVVVTGLLTLRPAAWRGFLAHPQLWFLAAASGLTNVGFNWAVTVGDVVRVVLLFYLMPAWSVLVAWVMLGEKPSAASLLRLLLAMAGVLIVLKAPESPWPVPQGAADWLAIMGGFSFAVTNSVLRKYNHTPSESRMLAMFGGSGLMAAAAALVGMTQAVVPGPALAAAGIPIVLGLSVAFMASNAGLQYGAARLAAGTTAIVMLTEILFASLSSAAMGAAELTPRVLIGGSLIVLAAVLAAIAPNAKSH
- a CDS encoding YafY family protein; this encodes MRRADRLFHLVQLIRGRRLSTAEFLAKRLEVSERTIYRDVADLQHQGVPIEGETGVGYRLGAGFDLPPLMFTQAEANALAASVRLAQAWLDPAMAGDAEAAWGKIFSVLPPAARAAAEGVPLYAVVIAPDTATQRSLQLLREAVHARCKVEVHYRDVEERETRRVLWPLGCFYWGSVWTLGAWCEVREDFRNFRVDRMTSVNVLDARVGHEAGRTLADYLRVMKSREC
- a CDS encoding helix-turn-helix domain-containing protein, with amino-acid sequence MKEPLLDLNQRIAERVRELRAARGLSLEMLAAHSGVSRSMISLIERGESSPTAVVLEKLATALGVMLASLFETPAAQTPVSPISPVSRRADQVQWQDPASGYLRRNISPPGVPQPMQIVEVHFPPGGRVAFETGVRDARVHQQVWVLEGAIDITVGDARHALREGDCLAMQLDRPTMFHNPTRKPARYAVVIASEPHAKR
- a CDS encoding glutathione peroxidase, with protein sequence MSAEKTVYSFQAKDITGKDVALDAFKGKVMLIVNTASKCGFTPQFAGLEELYKQYAGKGLAVLGFPSNQFLSQDPGSDDEIAEFCQVNYGVSFPMMSKIDVNGPGAHPLYQWLAAEAPGLLGIKSIKWNFTKFLVGKDGKVIRRYAPNDKPADLAKDIEAALAA
- a CDS encoding VOC family protein; the protein is MKNAITWFEIPSTQLDKAQAFYEAVLSCKLRREPMGPSEGAVFPYQEGEGADAGVGGALIAGPTAATPAAAGTLVYLDASPSLDAALARAVKAGGKIALQRQALPPGMGFFAHILDLDGNRVGLHALA
- a CDS encoding YoaK family protein, whose translation is MRRLRHLTGQHRTPYMNRLLGGLLAFNAGAINAGGILVVGMYTSHMTGFASMLADNLVLGNMTLVLGAVGALLAFTTGAAVTAVLVNWARQHHLRSEYALPLLLEAALMLVFGLLGATLGRQTPFAVPLTVLVLAFTMGLQNALVSKISSSQIRTTHMTGVITDLGIELGKMFYWNRTASPPESRVRANRIKLRLFGTLLAMFVAGGLVGAAGFKYIGFIWVVPLALMLLALSLPPLFADFRRAARRKALALAFKDAP
- a CDS encoding GNAT family N-acetyltransferase — its product is MNTSTTSTSTWTLRRLHTVSEAQIDQLADVLTDCVEGGASVSFMHPLTHERAIIFWRGVAQGVAAGERALLVAEDAQGICGTVQLVLAQPENQPHRADLAKMLVHRRMRRQGLGEALMRAAENLARDGGKTLLVLDTITGSTAARLYERLGWQRVGEIPDYALMPQGGLRGTTVFYRRLA
- a CDS encoding EVE domain-containing protein gives rise to the protein MSRRNWIAVASAEHARRGCAEPLNGFMQVCHGKRAPLQRVSPGDLVAYYAPTQRMGGGDRLQKFVSLGIVQAGEPYVFDAGGGFTPFRRDVAYVAAEEASILPLLEQFDFVEDPQRWGYKFRFGLFDISDHDMRLIARAMRADLKALGLETGSRSSGTPAAQATGAASSRQASLIA
- the glcF gene encoding glycolate oxidase subunit GlcF, producing the protein MQTHLAPEFKNTADGLEAEAILRKCVHCGFCTATCPTYQLLGDELDGPRGRIYLIKQVLEGEAPTRKTQMHLDRCLTCRNCESTCPSGVEYGHLVDIGRKLVDERVPRPAGEKALRWALKEGLPSPLFAPAMKAGQAVRGLLPSALQNKVPAKQAAGAWPQRTHARKMLMLEGCVQPAMMPNINAATARVLDAAGIQTVIAPKAGCCGAVKFHLNDQDGGKAEMRRNIDAWWPHVQGEGVEAIVMNASGCGVTVKDYGHILKDDPAYAAKAARISELTRDLSELMPELVGELQGKVKAQAGAMVFHPPCTLQHGQQLRGGVETLMNALGFDVKLASSESHLCCGSAGTYSVLQPDIAYQLRDRKLGNLQATAPETIISANIGCITHLQSGTATPVRHWVEVLDASLN
- the lplT gene encoding lysophospholipid transporter LplT is translated as MKRGFYTIMAAQFFSSLADNALFVAAVELLKTSGAPKWQPAALVPMFALFYVVLAPFVGAFADARPKGNVMFVSNAIKVVGCLMMLFGSHPLLAYAIVGLGAAAYSPAKYGILTELLPASQLVKANGWIEGLTISSIILGVLLGGQLVGHSVSSMLLSFDFPVITTGIDTAPEAAIAVLILLYAIAAWFNTRIPDTGVEMRPMPRNKLELLPDFWNCNSALWRDKLGQISLATTTLFWGVSGNLRYIVLAWSAAALGYSTTQASSLVGVVAIGTAVGAVLASMRMRLDQATSVMPLGIAMGLLVILMNFIGNVWVAAPFLILLGGLGGFLVVPMNALLQHRGHNLMGAGRSIAVQNFNEQACILSLGAFYSLSTGLGLSAFGAITAFGIVVAGFMWLIQRWHKSNTVKYKEQVDHLLNIARSDKSH